From the genome of Acidobacteriota bacterium:
AGTTGACGAATCAGGCTTTCAGTGGTCGTTGGCATGGTCGGTGTCCTTTTCAGGTGAGCTGACAGGTGTAGACGTCACGGGTGCATCGGTCGGTCCTTCGATCGGGACGGGATCGGTCGTCGCGGCATCGCTCGTGAGCGGCGCGGCCGGACCGATGAGGCGCGCGTGCCGCGCGATTTCTTCGCGCAGGGCCTCCTCGCTCATGTCGTCGTACGGGTCGCGGGTCGCCCGCAGGTCGACCTTTTGCGGCGCATCCAGCCCCCACAGTTTGCGGAGATCCAGCAGCGCCTTCCGGCCTTGCTCGAGATAGCGGGGATCGCCGTGCTGATCCTCGACGACGATCTCGGCGACGGTGTTGGCGGCTCCGCCCGCGCCCGGCTGGGATTTTCGTTGTCGGCGCCGCGTCGTGTCCGCCTTACTGCGCTCCCAGGCGCGGATCGCTTCCGCGTACAGATGCTCGAGGCGGACGGTGTGCCGCGCCTTATGTCGCTCCACCGCGCCGACCAGGTCACGCAGCACGCGTTCGTCCGCACGACGGAGCATCTTGGAGACGGCGGCCTGGCTGACGCCCAGCTCCGTGGCGATCTGCGGCTGGCTCCAGCCCTGGATGGCCAGTTCCATCGCCCGCAGCTCGCGCGTACGAATGCGGGGGCGGGGTTCGTGCCCCCGTTGGCCGCCACGTCCGCGACGGCCTCGTCGCGTGGGTGCCGTACTCATCGTGTCCTCCGTCGCACCCGCGGGCCGTGGGCGACACCGCGGTGCGCCTTCTGGCCGGTGAACGCCTCCCAGCGCGTGACTGTGGCCTGGACGTAGGTCGGATCGATTTCCATCGCGATGCAGACGCGCCCGAGCTTTTCGGCGGCGATGATCGCCGTGCCGCTGCCGCAGAACGGGTCGTAAAGAGCGTCGCCGGCGACCGTGTGATTGAGAATCGGGATCTCGAAGAGCCGGACCGGCTTCTGGGTGCCATGGCCAGTCACCGCGTTGTCGCCTGACCGCGTGCCGCCCATCGGATTCAAGTTGGCGACTTCCCAGACGGTGGTTTGCCGCCGATCGCCGCGCCACTGTCCGGTACCGCGGACGGCGTACCAAGCGGGCTCATGGCCCCAGTGGTAGTCGCCGCGACTGAGCGCGAAGTGCTGCTTCACCCAGATGATCTGGCTGCGAATCTTGAAGCCCGCCGCTTCAAGGTCGGCAGCGACCGTGGGCGCCTTGAGCGCCGCATGCCACACGTACGCGATCGCGCCCGGGAATAGCTGCCACGCCGCCGTCCACTCGGCACGGTCATCGTTCATCACCCTGCCGACCGCCGTGCGCTGGCTCGGGTTGACTCGATGCCGCCAGGCCGGATCGTAGGAGACGCCGTACGGCGGGTCCGTCGTCATCAGCACCGGTGTCGTGCCAGCGAGGAGGCGGCCGACATCACCAGCAGAAGTCGAGTCTCCGCACAGCAGCCGGTGGCGGCCGAGGACGAAGAGCTCGCCGCGGACGATGTCCGTTGGCCCGGGCTCGACGACGGCGTTCTCATCAGTGAGGCCTGTCGTCGGCTCAGCAAACAGCGTCGCGAATTCGTCGTCGGTCCAGAATGCCGACAGATCGAGGCCCTCGGCGTGCAACTGCTTCAGCATCTCGACATCCCATTCGAGGTCGAGTTCGCCGACCCGGTTGTCGGCAATCGCCAGCTGCCGCGCACGCGGGTCGGTGACGAGATCCAGATCGTCACGCTGTACTGCGATGAGATGCCGGCCGTCCGTTCTTACGACGCGGAGCGGGATGTTCAACGCCTTGGCTTGTTCGACCGTCTTGTTACCGGCGATGACGCAGCCGTGCCGATCGATGAGGACAGCCCGGCCGGCGCCGTACTCTCGAAGCGATCGCGTGAGCGCCTCACGTCCGCGGTCGGTACCGCGGTTCGCGTTGTGTGGGTCGGATGTGAGATCGACGAGCGCGAAACAACGATGAGGAGATGCCTTCGACGATTTCATGATGCGCGCCTCTCTGGAGCCAATGGCTCCAATACCAGGGAAAGCCTGTCGGCCAAGGCTCCGCCGAGCCGTGGTCGTGTGAGTTCAATCGAATGGGGGTGTTACGACTTACGCGACGCCAGCGACGACGTCGGCGCCAGGACCTCGCCGTCGGGCCTGCGAAGCGAGCCAGTCGCGGTACGCCTGCCCGACGATGGCCATCACCGCCTCACTCGGAGTCTGGGTGAAGTGGGCGGCTCCCAGTATGTCAAGCCAGCGTAGGAACTCCTGACAGTCCGAATCCGACAGGACGAATCTCACCGTGCACGCCTTCGACTCGGCCTCCGAACCGGGGTAGCACGCGCGCAGTAGTTCGGCGATGGTGAGGTCACGCCCATCGAGCTGGGTATCCACGATGAACCGCTCGAAATCCGGCTCGGCGATCGCCGCCGCCCGCTGCCACACGTTCGCTGTCTGGCGGCTGATGCCGGCCTGCTTGAGCGCAAACTGAAAACTGGTCAACCCGCTTGACGAGTTGTTCAGGGGCCGCCCGCCATCGCTCCGCTGCACCAAAGAGAGGAGCAGGCCGGCCTCGCGGATCCCGCGCAACTTCTGCTCGGCGGTCCTCTTCACCTCGACCGCGTAGCCCCGGACCCGGGCGCACGCTTCAATGGCGCGTGCGACCAACGTTTCGATCTTCGTCGAATCGACCGTAGGGACGCGGGCCGCGCCCGATCGTAAGAAGGGGAGCCCAGACGCAGGGACCGGCAGAAGAGCAGAGCTGGATGCGATCGTGGTGTGTGGCATATAGCTACGATACATGTGCCACTCACGTGTGCGAAGCGTTTGAGAGTGCCGTCTTAGTGGGGGCTTACGCGATCCCGAGTTCGCGTCGAAACCAACGAAGCTGGCGAAGGATCTTGGCTTGCGTACCGGCCACATGGCGTGCCGTGGGGCCTGCGGCGTTGATGGCCAACTGCTTGAGGGGTTCGCCCGCGGCTTGCCGGTAGTACCACAGGATCATCGTGGCCACCTGGTCGTCGTCATATTTCTCGCGGCTTCGACGCGTCGCCGAGAGTCGGCGCGGGCGCCGCGCGGCCGGGGCGTGCAACCCCCCGATCAGATTCCGCAGCTCACCAACGACGCGCTCCAGAGGAGCATCCAGACTAATGGAGACCGTCAATTGGACGGGGCGCGGCCAATGGGGCGACGGACCCTCGTCGGGAATCCTATAGCTTTTGGGCTGAAGGTAGTCCGGCAGCGGTTCTTCAAGGTCGAGATCATGCGCGACGATGGTGATGACCCTCCGATCCTCAAGCCACTGGTCGAGATGTCGGGGATGCAGAACCTCGCGACGCTGCTCGGACGTCATCGAAACGTACAGCTCATGGCCGCGCTTGACAGCGTCCGCCAGCACGGCAGATCCGAAGTAAGTGGAGCCGAGATGGTGGTCGACTGCTCCGCGCCGGTTCTGGTGCGTGACCAGTTCCTCTTGCTGTCGCCGCGACATAGCTCGCCACTCGGCGTTGGAGACGTCGTACAAATCGAACTGGCGCTGGCCCAGCGCATCCAACACGGCGGCCAGACCGTCGACGTCGCTGCGAATGGCCCGTCGAGGCGTGGTAGGCGTGGCAACAGGTGTGGCAGGCGGCGGGCCCGTTCCGTCCTCCACTCCTGGAGCTGGGATGTGCTGCGTGCCCCGCAAGTTCACGCGCTTCTTCGAACGAAGGCTTTTGGTCACGCGGCTCCTTTGCGGTGATGCTGGACGGAACTGTAGAGGCGAGACGTCTGACTGTCAACGCCGGCGCGTCGGGACCAAGGTCGGGAGAAAGGCAGCAGCCGTGGCGGGAAATGGCGGCGGCACGGATGATCACCCTGTGGGAAACAGCCCGCTCTCATCAGCCACGACGGACACGGAGATCCCCCATTCCACATAGAGAACCGCGTCAAACGGTTTCAGACCCTTCCGGGCCAGGACGCGGCTCACAGTATCGGCGGACGCAAGACGGTACTCGCCCACGAGAAGGAGCAGCTTTCGAGAATATCCGGTGATGGATGCCATCCTCGGACACTTGTCGGCCAGAGCCTTGTCAATTGCGAACTCAACGTTCGACTCGATGTCTGCACCCACCGCTCGACCATCGGCTGTCATCACCTCCGGTCGAAGGCCGTGGACCGACGAAAACCTGTACGGTTCTCCCGGGGTTGTCTCCAGCGTGAACATGCCCTTCGGATCGAGTGACCAGTAACCTTCGATGCCACTCGCAATATGGTCCATCACTTCCCGTTCGAGACGTTTGAGCGGCACCGATGTTGGCGGGAAGGCCCGCAGCACGTAGCTCCTGGTCAGGGTTCCGGCAGTCCGGGCACGGACTCTGTCGCACATCTTGATGATTGGATTGTCCATCGCCTCCCGGCTCTGTGGCGCCTGTCCGCGATAGCTGAAGTGCTGGTAGAGCCCCGTCACCTCACCGGCCCACACCTCGCCTGCGCCAACGTGGAACACAAGATCCGGGGGATTGGGCCCCGCCTCCCAGTTTCCAGGAGGCGACACGTCACGCAAGTAGTCGCTCACCGCCTTCGCCGCGAACTGCTCGTTCCCCTTCAAGACCATAGTCGCCTCCCTGACCCGGGCACCAGCCAGTAGACAGGATCGTAGGCCATGAGCTTCGGCTCGGACCAGAACTGGATGATGGGCGGGCGTGGTGAGAGGGTCCTGACCGCGTTCACCCAATCCTTCCGCCTCGGCGCCGCGAGACCAAACACCGTCGCTCCGTCCCAAAATTGACTAGTGATCGCGAGCACCGGCCCCATTGGCCAACGATCACAACACGACGATTACGAAGGGAGTGAGAAACCGTTTTCACATGCTACCATCCCGCCGACGGAGCGGTGATCGTCCCCGCCGGATTGGGCCGCATCGGCCCGCGAACCTCGGCGCTGGTTTGTACTTGCTGATCGGCGCCGAGACGACGCCCTGACTGGAGGTTAGCGACCGTTGGATCCGGATTTCGTCGACTATCGAGCTTTGTGGCGAGAGGCCGAAGGACTCAATCCGGAGGAGGCAATCGTCTACTTCGAGGATCAATTGGCCTATGTCTGCCGCGACGCCTACGTTGCCAGGAATACCAGAGCAGCAGTGATCTTACGGGTACGGCAGGGTGGTTTCGAGTACGTCTTTGATCACTACACTTCGTTGGAGACCAGCGGGGCAATACCTTACAGCGCAACCGACGAGAGTCGACTGGTCGTGGCGTACGGTCGGTCGGCTCCGCGCCGTCGGGCTCGGGATGACTACCGGTTGCGCGGCTGGGTGGGCCCCACCGAGAAGGCGTTTGGTGCCGGTTGGGACAAGGGGCACTACATCGCTCACTCCATCGGCGGCGCGGTGGACGGAGTGGAAGCAAATGTATTCGTCCAGCGGAGGGACTTGAACCGCGGGTGGTCGTCCGACGGCAAGCGATTCCGACAGATGGAGCGGTACTGTTTCGAGAATCCAGGCATACTGTGCTTCGCCCGCCCGATCTATCTGGATGGGACCGCGAGGCCCGGCTGGGTCCAATTCGGCATCATTCATCCTGATTCAGGCCCTGAGGTCGTCACGTTTGACAACCGATAGGGTGGCACAAGGGTCCAGCTCAAGTATTCTCCGACACAAACCGACACCCCAGAATCTGTCACCCCTTCTCTGCAAGCCGGTCCAATCGGACGCACGGGACCGCGGATCAGCGCGGCCTGTTCGGCCCTACCGACACCCTTGGCTGCCCCGTATAGTCCTCGTTACCCGTGCGGACGCACATCCTGCGGCAACCTTCGAAGCCGAGAGTCACTCGAACCGAAACAGGTTGCGATATCTGGTACGGCCATTGAACTGGTCGTGGAAAGCGACTCCCTGGTCTTGACAAATGCAGCCCGGCCGCGGCTTGCGATCCCACGCCTGAATGGATTCCATAGTACCGAACCAATCGAACAGGGCGAAATTCGGAACTTGGGGATAACCGGATAGCTGCGCCCTCACGAGATCAGCGGCGACAAGAAGCCCTGCGAAGAGCGACGCGAACGGCAACGCGGCGTCCACACCTGCTTCTAGCACTACGACTTCTGCGGTCGCACACGTGAGGCTCTCCGCAGAGACCTCCGTAGGAAAGCGGTCCGCCAAACAGTCATCCCGTCCCGGCATGTGGCGTCCGTGATTCACGCCCCAATTCGCGGTCGTGCTCGCGTGCACCATGAGCGGCGGGACGTTGTGCTGCATCCCAAGGCGCACGTTGCCCTCGTTTGCCAGCGGCAGCCAGACATCGAAGTCGAAGGACGATCTCCGGCGCTGCTTGAGGAACTCGTGCCACCAAAGGTCCACCGGCGTCGGGGTGAGCGCCGAACTGGCAAGGAAACGGGCGACGGCATCCGCCTTGGTGAGCCCGACGGTGCCGCGACCGAACACAGCCGACCGATTGAGGTTCTCCACCTTGACTCGATCCTTGTCCACGATGGTGATCGAGCCCGCCAGGCCGGCGAACCGCATGCAATACGCGGCTGCCGACCCCACCGAGCCGGCTCCGACCATGAGGACATTCCCGACGTGAAGTTCTGGCGGCCAGGACGCGTGTCCGTTGTCGTGCGACCAATTGAGCTGGAATAGATCGAACACGCCGTTGCGCACGAAGTGCATTGCCGGCATGTGCAGGGCAATCTTGAAGGCCTGGCCGACACCAAGGCATGCGGCTGCGATCGCCCCCAGCCAATTGGGCCCGGCCGTAGGCGGCAGTTCGAATGGGCGCTCCAGGGAAACCGCTGCATGCCACCCCGATGCATTGATAAATACGTTGGCGGCGTTCGATGTGAAGCACGCATCTTCGCCGATGCCAAGCGCAATCTCGACGGCGATGGCGCCGTCCGCCTTGATCACGAAATCACCGAACGGATCAGCATCGCGCATTTGCGCAAGAATCAGCTCGCCGAGATCGGCGATGCCCAGGCGGAGCAAAGGGTGGACGCTCGTCGGCGGCAGCACGATCGTGACTCGTCGGCACCAGCGGCTAAGCAAATTGGCCGCGGCGAGGACCATCACCTGTCCAGCGGGTGTTGCCGCAGTGGCTTCGGATACGCACACCGCACATGAGGTCCTCTGATAGCTGCGGCTGCCGCTGCAGCGGTTCGTGCGGTCATCGCGCAGCGCGTAGAACTCCTCAGCGGATGCCGGGAAATCGCTCATACTCTCAGGTCCGCAAACTGATCGATCACGCGGAATTCGGCCTCGACTTCGGAGTCGGTCAGTCTGCGGAAGCGCGTGCCTTCGAACACGTGGACGCCGCAGATGCTTAACGGACGCATGCCCCGGCGCGCGAAGTGAGGTACGACGACAGAAACGAAACCGTGGTACGGCATGATCGCGCGCTCGTCGTCGCCGTCAGAATGGTCGACAAGTCTGCCAGGATGACTGTGGACTTGACCGAGAAGCTGAAGTCCGGCGCGGGTGAGGTACATAACGACCCTCGCGTTTGTATGCGCCGACGTGTCGAACGAGGCGTAAGTCGTGCGAGTCGCCGGCGCGATGCAGGTGGTGATGACGCACTCGTGACCGATACGACGGCCGGCCCAGTACGCGACGCCTTCGTGCGGCCCGTCGGCATCACGGCTTTGACGCAGAATCTCCATCGTCCGGTTCAGGACATCGGTAGTCACCCAGAACGTCGTCGCGGCCGTGTGTTCCGGCTCGCGTCTCAAGCGCTTGAACCAAGTCCACATGACTACTGCATCCGGCCGCGGTACAAATCCGGCCGACTCAATCGCGTGTATATGAGACCGAGCATGTCGCCGAGCTTTGAGTAGTTTGCCCATCGTATACGGCTCGCGGTGGAGGTCTGCCAGTCGCCGAGCGCCCAGTCTCCGTGGAGCGCGCTGGGCCGGTCGCTCGACTTGTATGCTTTGCGGTTGAATGGCGCACAGATGCACGGGCCAGTCTCGTTGAAAAAGCCGTCGTTACCTTTCGGGTACGCGTGCCGCGTGCCGCGCTCTCCGGTATTCGGGTCGACGAACTCGAAGAACGGCGGCAGCTCCTTATAATCGTCGCACTGGACGTCCAAGATGAAGAGATCGCCGGTGTGGGCGTACATGGTGGCGAGGATCGTGAGGCGGACGTAATCGGGAACGATGTCCCAATGTTGGGTCGCGGCGAGTTCTTTCACGAGGGCAAGCTCCTGTCGCAGGTGCTGCCGCGTGATCTCAGCGTCGACAGCCATCGGGGCTTAGACGCCGCCGCCGATGGCCGTAAGCACGAGGACGGTGCCGTCGGTGATGTGGTACGACACGAGCGGTCGCTCCGGCTGCAGCGACTCGGCCGGGTTCGTGGCGAGGACCAATTCGAACCTGTCCCCGCCCGCGAAGCCAAATGCCGCCACGGCGGCTGCGACCACGTCCGCGACCTTCGTCTCTTTCGCGAACGAGAAATCGTGCGTGCCGCGGGTGGACTGAATCTGGATTTCCAGTGTTTTGTCGCTCATCATTATCTCCAGGTTGGTGACGACGTTGGTCGGAGCCTAGTTTCCCCGGTGGTGGCGCCGTTCGTCGCGGCGGCGGTGTTCTCGTTCATTTGACTTTTCCTCGCATGTGGTGCGGAATGTGCCCGTCACTTCCCAATGCCGAGCCATCGAGCCCCCCGGACACGGCACCCGAGAAGAACTTGCAGGACCCGCGTGTCTGAGGCGCGGCGCCACCCACGGGAACGGTGCGCCTCCAGTATCCAATGCCGAGGCACGGGCCCATTCGGACATCGGGGCCGATATGGGCTCTTGCGACGGCGCGTCCGACGACTGGCCGTAGTCGGCATGTACTAGTAGACGCGAGGATGCGGCGATGGAAGTTCAGCGATGAGCAACCCAAAGCGTCGCCCAGCTGACGAGCCGCCTGCGACCCTCGAAGAGGTCAAGCAGGCGATCGCAGCCTTGACGAAGGGCGATCTGCTTCGGCTCCGGAAGTTTGCCTACCGCCGTCACTGGACCCTTGGTCGCAGGGGCGCCGGGCGAAACCCGGAAGATCTCGTGTCTGACGCGCTGATCGCGATGCTCGAGGGAAGGCGGAAGTGGTGCATGAGCCGCGTCGACTTTGTGAAGTTCCTCGTCGGTGTGATTCAGAGTCTCTCAAG
Proteins encoded in this window:
- a CDS encoding ThiF family adenylyltransferase, with the protein product MSDFPASAEEFYALRDDRTNRCSGSRSYQRTSCAVCVSEATAATPAGQVMVLAAANLLSRWCRRVTIVLPPTSVHPLLRLGIADLGELILAQMRDADPFGDFVIKADGAIAVEIALGIGEDACFTSNAANVFINASGWHAAVSLERPFELPPTAGPNWLGAIAAACLGVGQAFKIALHMPAMHFVRNGVFDLFQLNWSHDNGHASWPPELHVGNVLMVGAGSVGSAAAYCMRFAGLAGSITIVDKDRVKVENLNRSAVFGRGTVGLTKADAVARFLASSALTPTPVDLWWHEFLKQRRRSSFDFDVWLPLANEGNVRLGMQHNVPPLMVHASTTANWGVNHGRHMPGRDDCLADRFPTEVSAESLTCATAEVVVLEAGVDAALPFASLFAGLLVAADLVRAQLSGYPQVPNFALFDWFGTMESIQAWDRKPRPGCICQDQGVAFHDQFNGRTRYRNLFRFE
- a CDS encoding Mov34/MPN/PAD-1 family protein, whose amino-acid sequence is MWTWFKRLRREPEHTAATTFWVTTDVLNRTMEILRQSRDADGPHEGVAYWAGRRIGHECVITTCIAPATRTTYASFDTSAHTNARVVMYLTRAGLQLLGQVHSHPGRLVDHSDGDDERAIMPYHGFVSVVVPHFARRGMRPLSICGVHVFEGTRFRRLTDSEVEAEFRVIDQFADLRV
- a CDS encoding helix-turn-helix domain-containing protein; the protein is MELAIQGWSQPQIATELGVSQAAVSKMLRRADERVLRDLVGAVERHKARHTVRLEHLYAEAIRAWERSKADTTRRRQRKSQPGAGGAANTVAEIVVEDQHGDPRYLEQGRKALLDLRKLWGLDAPQKVDLRATRDPYDDMSEEALREEIARHARLIGPAAPLTSDAATTDPVPIEGPTDAPVTSTPVSSPEKDTDHANDH
- a CDS encoding DNA methyltransferase translates to MKSSKASPHRCFALVDLTSDPHNANRGTDRGREALTRSLREYGAGRAVLIDRHGCVIAGNKTVEQAKALNIPLRVVRTDGRHLIAVQRDDLDLVTDPRARQLAIADNRVGELDLEWDVEMLKQLHAEGLDLSAFWTDDEFATLFAEPTTGLTDENAVVEPGPTDIVRGELFVLGRHRLLCGDSTSAGDVGRLLAGTTPVLMTTDPPYGVSYDPAWRHRVNPSQRTAVGRVMNDDRAEWTAAWQLFPGAIAYVWHAALKAPTVAADLEAAGFKIRSQIIWVKQHFALSRGDYHWGHEPAWYAVRGTGQWRGDRRQTTVWEVANLNPMGGTRSGDNAVTGHGTQKPVRLFEIPILNHTVAGDALYDPFCGSGTAIIAAEKLGRVCIAMEIDPTYVQATVTRWEAFTGQKAHRGVAHGPRVRRRTR